The Bradyrhizobium barranii subsp. barranii genome segment GCTCGACGAGCTCGAGCGGCGAGGCGATCGTCGTCGTCAGCGACGGCGCGACGGAGGGCGCCACGCCCGCGAACGCGAGTACCATCGGCAGCGCCGCGGTGAGGATGATCACGCGCAGGGTCTGCACCACGGCGATGCCAGGCAGGTCGGCGCCGCGCTCGACCGCCAGGATCGTGATCTGCGACAGGGCCCCTGGGCTGCCGGCGAGGAAGGCCGAGGTGCGGTCCCAGCCATGGATGCGCTGGAGGTAATAGCTCGAACCGAAGGTCGAGCAGAAGGTCGCGAGCGCAAGCAGGCCGATGGTGAGGGGATAGGCGCTGACCTGTTGCAGCAGGTGGCGCGAGACGACCGAGCCCAGTGAAATGCCGAGCAGCACCAGCACGGTCTGGGTCAGGATCGGCGGCAGTGCCAGCTGGCGGCCGGCGATCGCGGCGATCCCGACCGCGATCATCGAGCCCGAGATCAGTCCCCCGGGAAGTCCGGCGACCAGAAACACGAGGCCTCCGGCGGTGCCGATGACAAGCGTCTCCACCGTGCTCAAGATCTTGGCACGGCTTGGCAATTCGAACGGCAGGGAGGCGGTGATTTGCTTCACGCCACCTTATCGCAAATCAGCGAGAGGCACACAATTGCAGCCTCGTCATGCCGCAATGCGCGCGCCTCTCACGGATGCTCGCAAACCGTAGTGTGACGGATTTACTTCTTGTCGGCGGCGGCGGGGGCGGCGGTGCCGGCCTTCGCTTCCTTCATGCACTCACGGCGAAATTTTTTGCGCTCCTTGCCCTTCAGTGCCTTGGCGTCCGCTTGCTTGGAGCATTCGAGCGACTCCGCCGAGCGCTCCTTCGACGCCTTCTTGTCGGCGGCGGGGGCGGCGGCAGTTGTGGTCTTGGCGTCGGTCTTGGCAGCCGGCGCGGCGGTCTGCGCGAAGGCGGTGCCGGTGGCGAGCAGGGAGGTCAGGGCGACGATGGCGAGGCGAGACGTGAAGGTCATGGTGGTGCACTCTTGCGAGATTGCGGAGGGTTGGGAACGTCGGCTCGCCTTGCTGAACGCGACATGAATAATCCGAGCCGGGGGGGTCACTATATTTTGGCGGCAGGAGCCATCGCTTCCTTGTCGCGGCCGGGCGGCACGCTAGGATAGCAATCCTCGTTTCGCTTCCGTCGGGGAAGACCAAGGAGGAGGACCAAGGATGACCATTCAATCAAAATTGCTGTGTGCGGTTGCATTGACGGGCTTTGCCGCGCTGGTCGCGAGCGCGCCGGCGCAGGCGCTGACCTCGCAGGAGTGCAGCGCGAAATACCAGGCCGCCAAGAAGGACGGCTCGCTTGGCACAACGAAGTGGAATGACTTCCGCAAGGCCCAGTGCGGAGCGGATGCGACGCCTGCCGCCGCGCCGGCCGCCGCTGCTCCGGCTGCGCCCGCCGCTCCTGCCGAGCCGAAGCAGGCGAAGAAGGAGGCGGCCCCCGCTGCCGCGCCAACCCTGCCGGCCGGACCCGCGGTCTATCCGAATGCGGTCGACCCGAAATACGCCAAGGAGACCGCCGGCAAGGCCCGCCTCCACACCTGCGTCGACCAGTACAACGCCAACAAGACCACCAACGGCAATGGCGGCATGAAGTGGATCGAGAAGGGCGGCGGCTATTACAGCGAGTGCAACAAGAAGCTGAAGGGCGCCGCCTGAGCTTCGACATGATGCGATGGCCGGAGCAAAGCTCCGGCCATTTCGCTAGTCGAGCAGCTTCTCGGCCGACTTCGCCACCAGCTGCGAGCGTTTGCGCGGACCGCGCTCGACGAACAGCAAGCTCTGGCCGAAGATGAAGCAATAGAACAGGAAGGCCTGCGCCTCGGCCGCCTCGGCCTCGAGGCCGGTCGCGCGATAGAGCTCGGCGACGTGCTTGAGCCGCGCCGCGTCCACGTTCGCGACCGCCGTGGCGGCGTTTTCGTCCGAGCGGGCCCATTGCCGGATCGCGAGCTCGATCGCCATGCCCTCCGGATTGAGCCGCTCGGAATAGAGCTGGATCACCGCCTTCAGCCGCTCGCGGGGCTCTTGCCCATCGAGGCTTGTCTGCTGCGCGATCGACGCCGCGCGTCCCTCGCGCCAGCGTTCCAGCATGGCATCGAGCAGCGCGGCACGGTCGGCGAAGCGGCGGTAGAAGCCGCCCTTGGTGACGCCGAGATTCTTGGCGAGCACCTCGACCCTGACGCCCTCGACCCCCGAGCGGGCGAGCTCGGTAAACCCTGCCTCGACCCAGACATCGCCCTTGCCGTCGTTCATGAAGGAAGCCTCACCGGTTCTTGATACGGTACCGTATTGCTAACGCGCGGAGGTGCTGATACGCTACCGTATCAATGATCAGAGGGTGGAAAAACGGCAGGAGGAATTGCGATGCAGGAGGCGACCTATCGCGGCACGGTCTATCCGTGGCAGTGCGATCACGTCGGCCACATGAACATCATGTGGTATGTCGGCAAATTCGACGAGGCCAACTGGAATCTGTTTGCCCGCCTCGGGCTGACGCCGAGCTATCTGCGCTCTTCCGGCCGCGGCATGGCCGCCGTGCAGCAGAACATCACCTACAGGCGGGAGCTGCTTGCCGGTGACATCGTCGAGATCCGCAGCCATTTGCTGGAGGTCCGCGACAAGTCGATCCGCTTCCGGCACGACATGACCAATGCCGAGACCGGCGAGATCGCCGCGTTCTGCGACATCACCGGCGTGCACATGGACCGCAGCCAGCGGAAGTCGGCGCCGTTCACGGATGCGATCCGCGCGGTCGCTCTGCAGCATCTTGCCGAGCCGGCCGAGGCCTGAGCCATGGCCGCGTTCGAGCCGAAAAATCCGGGCTATCGCGCTGCCGCCATTGCCATGTTCGACGGCCAACCGGCGATGCGCACGCTCGGCATCGTGATCGTCCGCCTCGCGCCGGGCGAGGTCGAACTGGCCATGCTGCATTCGGCGGCCTTCACGCAGCAGAACGGTTTTATCCATGCCGGCATCATCACGGCGGGCCTCGACAATGCCTGCGGCGTCGCCGCCTTCACCCTGATGCCGCCCGAGGCCGACATCCTGACCGTCGAGTTCAAGACCACGCTGTTGGCGCCCGCCCGCGGCATGCGCTTCGTCTTCAAGGCCGAGGTGGTCAAGCCCGGCCGCACGCTGACCTTCTGCGAGGCCCGGGCCTTTGCCGAGCATGAGGGCAACACCACGCTGATCGCCACCATGACCGGCACGCTGATGGCGATGCTGCCCCGCGCGGCGGCTTCGCCAGCGCCGGCGGCGATCCGCGCCTAGCATGGCGATGACATCGCGCCCGCAACGCTCTATATGACGCGTAACAGTTCCCGCTCGCGAACCGTATTTGCAGCGATGGGACCGAAACGGGACGAGATATGGCTGGATTCAGGAACAAGGGCCTCGTGGCGACGCGGCGTGCGGCGCTGACGCTGATCGGGGCGGGTGCCCTTGCGGCAGGTCGGATCACCTTTGCGCGCGCGGCCGCCGCCGATGACGAGGTGCTGACCGAAGCCAAGGTGCTGCGCGACCCCGATGTCCCCGTGGCCGGTAATCCCGACGGCAATATCAGCATCATCGAATGGTCCGACTACAACTGTCCCTATTGCCGCAAGCTCGAACCGGAGCTGCGCCAGGTGGTCCAGGACGACGGCAAGGTCAGGCTGGTGATGAAGGATTGGCCGATCCTCGGGCCGGTCTCGGTCACCGCGGCGCGGATCGCGCTCGCGGCAAAATTCCAGGACAAATACCATCAGGCGCATGATGCCATGATGGGTGTCAGCTCGCGCCTGACAGAGCCGCGCATCAACGAGCTGCTCGCGGCCGCCGGCGTCGACATGGACCGCCTGAAGCGCGATCTCACCGACCGCGCCAAGGACATCGACGCCGTCCTCAAGCGCAACAACGAGCAGGCCGAAGCCTTCGGCTTCAGCGGTACCCCCTCCTTCATCGTCGGCAAGTACCGCGTGCCGGGCGTGCTCAGCATGACCGAGTTCGAGCAGGTCATCGCCGATGCCCGCAAGGCCAAGATGAACTGACGCGAGCACATCGATCGCCGTCAACGCAAAGGCGCCGCCGCGGACCCGCGACGGCGCCTTGTTCGTGATATCGCGTCGTTACTTCGACGAGATGCGGACCCAGTCCTTGTGCGCGCGATCGCGCAGCGCATCCCAATCGGCCTTGGCGACGTCCCAGTTCACGATCGTGCGATTGGACGTCGCGACCTCGCCATTGGCGACCGACGACGTCTGCATGGAGTCATAGACGTACACGCCGCAACCGAGCAGTAGCGCGCCCAAAATCATTCCGAAAAACGTCTGCATCTGCGAACCTCCGGTGACGGGCGATAACGTCGGCCCGGAGTGATGGTTCCGCGGCAGTACGGCGCAGATAAGGACGACCCGTTCATCCGCGGTTCAGCCACTCCAGCAGCTCTGCGTTGATCTCGCGCGGATAGGTGTGGCTGAGGTCGTCGATCTCGCGATAGGTGACATCGGCGCCGGCGGCGGAGAGGGCCGCCTGCGTCTGGCGCGCGGTCTGTACCGGAAACATCCAGTCGAGCTTGCCGTGGGTGATGAAGATCGGCAGCCCCTGCAGGCGCACGGCGTCCGCCATCTCCGCCATCAGCGGATGGAAGGTCGCCGACACCGGCGCGAGATGCGTGAAGGGCGAGGCGCCGTCGAACCCGGTGACGTAGCAGAAGGTGCCGCCGTCACTCATGCCGGTCAGCAGCAGGCGCGAACCGTCGACGGTCCAGCGGCTGCGCACCGTGTCGAGAATGCGCATGAGGTTCGGCGTGTCGCTATCGTCGCCCATCAGCGCCCATGTCGGGCCGGTCGCGGTCGGCGCCACCAGGATCGCGCCAAGGCTGCGGGCATCGCGCAGCCAGCTCCAGAGAAAACCGCGGCCGTTGCCGCTGCCGCCATGCAGCGCCATCACCAGCGGCATGGCGCGCTCCGGCGAGTAATATTCTGGCACATAGACCGAGAAGCCGCCGCGGCTGCCGGGCTCGTTGTGGTCGTGGAAGATGCCGGTGAGTTCGCCCGCGCCGGCTTCCAGCCGCGCCAGCAGATCGTCATTCTCGCGATTGGCGGCGTTGAGGAAGAAGCTGCTCACCGGCGGAAACTGGGTCGACAGCGGGTACAGCGCCTCCTGCGCACGAGGCAGATGGCGCAGCGCGCGGAAGACCGCGACGAGATCGCCATTGCCGCGCTCGACCTCGCGTATGCCGGCAAAGGCGGCGAGCGTCTCGTTGCAGGCGCGGTCGAGCCGCTCGCGCAGCTCGGCGAACTGCTCGGGCCAGGCGCCGATCGCAGCGTGCGCCGCCTGCAGCGCCGCGTCGGGCGCGCCGATCGCATTCATCACCGAGGCAAAGGCCGGCGGATGCAGATTCCGGGTGAAGAAGCCGAGTGCTTCCAGCGCGTTGAGCAGCGGCGGCAGCACGGTCACGATGTCGTCAACGACGGCCTCGGTCATCGCCGCTTCCTTGCGTCAGTTCGGTGGTGTCAGTGCAGCTTCGGCGCTTTCAGCAGCTTGAAGCGGTCGGTCGACGTCACCGTGACGTCGAAGGTGACACCTTCATGATGCACGGTCAGCGGCACGTCGACGCCGGCGGCGCCGAGCGCCCACATCTTCTTGTAGAAGGCGGTCTGGCTCGTCACCTCCTCGCCGTCCACTGCAAGGATGACATCGCCGGTCTTCAGCTCCGCGCGCGCGGCCGGGCCATTGGTGGAGATCCCGATCACCACCAGGCGGTTGTCGATTTCGGTCGAATAGAGCCCGAGCCAGGGGCGCGACGGCTTATTGACGCGGCCGAATTTGCGCAGATCGTCGAGCACCGGCTTCAACAGGTCGATCGGCACGATCATGTTGACGTGCTCGGCCTTGCCGTCGCGTTCGCGCTCGAGCTGGAGCGAGCCGATGCCGATCAGCTCCCCGCGCTCGTTGAGCAGCGCTGTGCCGCCCCAGTTCGGATGCGCGGGATAGGTGAAGACCGCCTCGTCCAGCAGATATTCCCAATAGCCGGCGAATTCCTGCTTGGCCACGATCTGGCTCGCGACCGATCGGGTGCGCCCGCCGGCGCCGCCGACCACGACGCGGTCGCCGACCCTTGTTTTCGCCGAGTTGCCGAGCGGCAAGGGTTCGACGTCGAGGTGGCCGAGCGCCTGCACGAGGCCGAAGCCGGTGACGGAATCGAAACCGAGCGCATGCCCCTCGACGACGCGCCCGTCGGCGAGATGCAGCCACACCGATTCCGCCTCGGTAATGAGGTAGCCGATGGTCAGCACCAGCCCGTTGTCGATCACGACGCCGTTGCCGGCGCGTTCGGTGCCCAGCGTTTCGGCACTGAAGGCGTCGGGCGGGATGATGGCGTGCAGGCCGACGACGGACGCCAGCGAGCGGTCGAGATCGAAACCGTAATCGCTCGCGCGCGGCTGATTGGCCGGCGGCACTCTCCATTCGGTCAGGGCGGGCATGGAGTTCTCCTGGCTGAGAGCATTGCTCCGCCTTGGCCGGCGGAACGACGCGCGAAGCACCCATAATTTAGGCTGGAGGAGGCCGTCTTGAAAGCCTCGTTCCCAACTATTCCGGAGATCGCCGCGTGAAATCTTCGACAGGCACAGGACGCCCGCACAGGTGGCAAGCGGCCGCGCGATCCAGCACCGGCCGCATGGCTGCTGTCCCGCGACGTGCTAGGCGGGGTGCAATGAAGCTGCTAACCATTGCCGCTTCGTTTGACCAAGAGATCACGGACCGAAGCATGGATAACCGCAGCGACATCTGGCGTGGCGTCGACACGATCAAGGCGCGTTTCATCGACCTCAGCGACAGGGTCTGGGGCATGCCCGAGGTGTGCTACACCGAGGCGCGGTCCGCCGCCGAGCATCTCGCCGAGCTGCGCCACCAGGGTTTCCGTATCACCGAGAACGTCGCGGG includes the following:
- a CDS encoding TetR/AcrR family transcriptional regulator, with the translated sequence MNDGKGDVWVEAGFTELARSGVEGVRVEVLAKNLGVTKGGFYRRFADRAALLDAMLERWREGRAASIAQQTSLDGQEPRERLKAVIQLYSERLNPEGMAIELAIRQWARSDENAATAVANVDAARLKHVAELYRATGLEAEAAEAQAFLFYCFIFGQSLLFVERGPRKRSQLVAKSAEKLLD
- a CDS encoding acyl-CoA thioesterase, coding for MQEATYRGTVYPWQCDHVGHMNIMWYVGKFDEANWNLFARLGLTPSYLRSSGRGMAAVQQNITYRRELLAGDIVEIRSHLLEVRDKSIRFRHDMTNAETGEIAAFCDITGVHMDRSQRKSAPFTDAIRAVALQHLAEPAEA
- a CDS encoding PaaI family thioesterase — encoded protein: MAAFEPKNPGYRAAAIAMFDGQPAMRTLGIVIVRLAPGEVELAMLHSAAFTQQNGFIHAGIITAGLDNACGVAAFTLMPPEADILTVEFKTTLLAPARGMRFVFKAEVVKPGRTLTFCEARAFAEHEGNTTLIATMTGTLMAMLPRAAASPAPAAIRA
- a CDS encoding carboxylesterase family protein — translated: MTEAVVDDIVTVLPPLLNALEALGFFTRNLHPPAFASVMNAIGAPDAALQAAHAAIGAWPEQFAELRERLDRACNETLAAFAGIREVERGNGDLVAVFRALRHLPRAQEALYPLSTQFPPVSSFFLNAANRENDDLLARLEAGAGELTGIFHDHNEPGSRGGFSVYVPEYYSPERAMPLVMALHGGSGNGRGFLWSWLRDARSLGAILVAPTATGPTWALMGDDSDTPNLMRILDTVRSRWTVDGSRLLLTGMSDGGTFCYVTGFDGASPFTHLAPVSATFHPLMAEMADAVRLQGLPIFITHGKLDWMFPVQTARQTQAALSAAGADVTYREIDDLSHTYPREINAELLEWLNRG
- a CDS encoding PsiF family protein: MTFTSRLAIVALTSLLATGTAFAQTAAPAAKTDAKTTTAAAPAADKKASKERSAESLECSKQADAKALKGKERKKFRRECMKEAKAGTAAPAAADKK
- a CDS encoding S1C family serine protease encodes the protein MPALTEWRVPPANQPRASDYGFDLDRSLASVVGLHAIIPPDAFSAETLGTERAGNGVVIDNGLVLTIGYLITEAESVWLHLADGRVVEGHALGFDSVTGFGLVQALGHLDVEPLPLGNSAKTRVGDRVVVGGAGGRTRSVASQIVAKQEFAGYWEYLLDEAVFTYPAHPNWGGTALLNERGELIGIGSLQLERERDGKAEHVNMIVPIDLLKPVLDDLRKFGRVNKPSRPWLGLYSTEIDNRLVVIGISTNGPAARAELKTGDVILAVDGEEVTSQTAFYKKMWALGAAGVDVPLTVHHEGVTFDVTVTSTDRFKLLKAPKLH
- a CDS encoding DsbA family protein, encoding MAGFRNKGLVATRRAALTLIGAGALAAGRITFARAAAADDEVLTEAKVLRDPDVPVAGNPDGNISIIEWSDYNCPYCRKLEPELRQVVQDDGKVRLVMKDWPILGPVSVTAARIALAAKFQDKYHQAHDAMMGVSSRLTEPRINELLAAAGVDMDRLKRDLTDRAKDIDAVLKRNNEQAEAFGFSGTPSFIVGKYRVPGVLSMTEFEQVIADARKAKMN
- a CDS encoding AbrB family transcriptional regulator, translated to MKQITASLPFELPSRAKILSTVETLVIGTAGGLVFLVAGLPGGLISGSMIAVGIAAIAGRQLALPPILTQTVLVLLGISLGSVVSRHLLQQVSAYPLTIGLLALATFCSTFGSSYYLQRIHGWDRTSAFLAGSPGALSQITILAVERGADLPGIAVVQTLRVIILTAALPMVLAFAGVAPSVAPSLTTTIASPLELVELVAASLAAALLLRLIKFPASWMFGAMIASSVLHGAGWVEGGLPNWVRGVALIGIGALIGSRFARMRIKTLAGHIHAALGSFAVAIAVSAIFVGIVALTTQVKLSDVVVAFAPGAMDAMLALALTLHIDPIFVGAHHLSRFVFVTIATPGIVHLFGRTQDDVDD